One Vicia villosa cultivar HV-30 ecotype Madison, WI unplaced genomic scaffold, Vvil1.0 ctg.000418F_1_1, whole genome shotgun sequence DNA segment encodes these proteins:
- the LOC131627974 gene encoding uncharacterized protein LOC131627974 has product MKFLFQCPCCSCFCFMKPKAGKAKVKEVSKEAKATKEVKEVKEAKKEEKIEEKKE; this is encoded by the coding sequence atgaagttcTTGTTTCAGTGTCCTTGTTGCTCATGCTTTTGCTTCATGAAGCCAAAGGCTGGAAAGGCAAAGGTGAAAGAAGTGAGCAAGGAAGCTAAAGCAACTAAGGAAGTGAAAGAAGTGAAAGAAGCTAAGAAGGAAGAAAAgattgaagaaaagaaagagtga